Proteins from a single region of Mumia flava:
- a CDS encoding Dps family protein, with the protein MTVSYTVPGLSTDDAEQVVAALQGRLSAYNDLHLTLKHVHWNVVGPHFIAVHEMIDPQVDLVRGYADEVAERIATLGASPKGTPGAIIADRTWDDYSVGRDTVLAHLGALDLVYNGVIEANREVMALTDDLDLVTQDMIIAHTAELEKFQWFVRAHLEDMRGRLSTAGADSESAAADDARADG; encoded by the coding sequence ATGACCGTGTCGTACACCGTTCCGGGCCTGTCGACGGACGATGCCGAGCAGGTCGTGGCCGCACTGCAGGGGCGGCTGAGCGCGTACAACGATCTCCACCTCACCCTCAAGCACGTGCACTGGAACGTCGTCGGGCCGCACTTCATCGCCGTGCACGAGATGATCGACCCCCAGGTCGACCTGGTCCGCGGGTACGCCGACGAGGTCGCCGAGCGGATCGCGACGCTGGGTGCGTCGCCGAAGGGCACGCCGGGCGCGATCATCGCGGACCGCACCTGGGACGACTACTCGGTCGGCCGCGACACCGTGCTCGCTCACCTCGGCGCGCTCGACCTCGTCTACAACGGCGTGATCGAGGCGAACCGCGAGGTGATGGCGCTGACCGACGACCTCGACCTGGTGACGCAGGACATGATCATCGCGCACACCGCGGAGCTCGAGAAGTTCCAGTGGTTCGTGCGGGCGCACCTCGAGGACATGCGGGGCCGGCTGTCCACCGCGGGCGCGGACTCCGAGTCCGCCGCGGCCGACGACGCTCGCGCCGACGGCTGA
- the ligD gene encoding non-homologous end-joining DNA ligase: MAGNVLEIDDRTVKVSNLDKVLYPSDGTTKYDVIQYVLAVADPLLAQLADRPCTRKRWPDGVDADSFFEKNAPRGTPEWVRVVEVATPGSSRGRDSADFPVLAHRADLVWVANLAALELHTPQWTVGPRGGIHDADRLVIDLDPGAPAGLAEAVEVAHLVRDRLTDDGWTVVPVTSGSKGVHLYAGRGATAPSDTLRDYAHGIADELAAAHPKRVLSVMRKAERRGKVFLDWSQNVAAKTTVTPYSLRGRERPWVAAPRVWEELDDPSEVTQVLAHEMPGRLETYGDPMAALRAV; this comes from the coding sequence ATGGCGGGAAACGTGCTGGAGATCGACGACCGGACGGTCAAGGTCTCCAACCTCGACAAGGTCCTCTATCCGTCCGACGGCACCACGAAGTACGACGTCATCCAGTACGTGCTCGCGGTCGCCGACCCGCTGCTCGCCCAGCTCGCCGACCGCCCCTGCACCCGCAAGCGCTGGCCCGACGGCGTCGACGCGGACAGCTTCTTCGAGAAGAACGCGCCCCGCGGGACGCCGGAGTGGGTCCGGGTCGTCGAGGTGGCGACGCCCGGGTCGTCGCGGGGCCGGGACTCCGCCGACTTCCCGGTGCTCGCGCACCGGGCGGACCTGGTCTGGGTGGCCAACCTCGCGGCGCTGGAGCTGCACACGCCGCAGTGGACCGTCGGGCCGCGCGGCGGCATCCACGACGCCGACCGGCTCGTGATCGACCTCGACCCGGGCGCACCGGCCGGGCTGGCCGAGGCCGTCGAGGTCGCGCACCTCGTCCGCGACCGCCTCACCGACGACGGCTGGACGGTCGTGCCCGTGACCAGCGGGAGCAAGGGCGTCCACCTGTACGCCGGCCGGGGCGCGACCGCCCCGTCCGACACGCTGCGCGACTACGCCCACGGCATCGCCGACGAGCTCGCCGCTGCGCACCCGAAGCGCGTGCTGTCGGTGATGCGCAAGGCGGAGCGGCGCGGGAAGGTCTTCCTCGACTGGAGCCAGAACGTCGCGGCGAAGACGACCGTCACTCCGTACTCGCTGCGTGGGCGCGAGCGACCCTGGGTGGCGGCGCCGCGGGTCTGGGAGGAGCTGGACGATCCCTCGGAGGTGACGCAGGTCCTGGCGCACGAGATGCCCGGCCGGCTGGAGACCTACGGCGACCCGATGGCCGCCCTTCGCGCTGTGTGA
- a CDS encoding MerR family transcriptional regulator: MEGSELLWGVGAVADRLGIATPTLRTWERRYGIGPSQRTSGGHRRYSETDIRRVQMMNRIVSSGVPAQSAARVALSLDPAGLLAALDSDEPGASRPAHVLATPAESRERIEAAACELDVVGLSDLLSDTMREWGVIGGWVNVLAPSLAHLDLQVAVGAAGEEVRRLARDRVESELRSLSRGFGARFTGVRPVVLTSVEPERESLTLLALEAALAAKGVAAVNLGCAITPGALGAAVGRLAPAAVYVWSMTEDVDWLDAVVADAPPTTSFLLGGEGWAPSRPVVGEGGREAERAPDLLATTDRLITMMQTTPQPG; the protein is encoded by the coding sequence ATGGAGGGTTCCGAGCTGCTGTGGGGTGTGGGGGCGGTCGCCGACCGGCTCGGGATCGCCACGCCCACGCTGCGGACCTGGGAGCGCCGCTACGGGATCGGTCCGAGCCAGCGCACCAGCGGTGGGCACCGCCGCTACAGCGAGACCGACATCCGGCGGGTGCAGATGATGAACCGGATCGTCTCCAGCGGGGTCCCGGCACAGTCTGCGGCGCGGGTCGCGCTCTCCCTGGACCCCGCGGGGCTGCTCGCGGCGCTGGACTCCGACGAGCCCGGCGCGTCGAGGCCCGCGCACGTGCTCGCCACGCCGGCGGAGTCGCGCGAGCGGATCGAGGCGGCCGCGTGCGAGCTGGACGTCGTCGGGCTGTCGGACCTGCTGTCGGACACCATGCGGGAGTGGGGCGTGATCGGCGGGTGGGTGAACGTGCTGGCGCCGTCGTTGGCGCACCTCGACCTGCAGGTCGCGGTCGGTGCGGCCGGCGAGGAGGTCCGACGGCTGGCGCGCGACCGGGTGGAGTCGGAGCTGCGGTCGTTGTCGCGCGGGTTCGGTGCGCGCTTCACGGGCGTACGCCCGGTCGTGCTCACCTCCGTCGAGCCCGAGCGGGAGTCGCTGACGCTCCTGGCCCTGGAGGCGGCGCTCGCCGCCAAGGGCGTCGCGGCCGTCAACCTCGGCTGCGCGATCACACCGGGCGCGCTCGGGGCCGCGGTCGGGCGCCTGGCCCCGGCGGCGGTCTACGTCTGGTCGATGACCGAGGACGTCGACTGGCTGGATGCGGTGGTCGCGGACGCCCCGCCGACGACGAGCTTCCTGCTCGGCGGCGAGGGCTGGGCACCGTCGCGGCCGGTCGTCGGCGAGGGCGGGCGGGAGGCCGAGCGGGCGCCCGACCTGCTCGCCACCACCGACCGGCTGATCACGATGATGCAGACCACGCCGCAGCCCGGATGA